A genomic region of Anopheles coustani chromosome 3, idAnoCousDA_361_x.2, whole genome shotgun sequence contains the following coding sequences:
- the LOC131260019 gene encoding transcription elongation factor 1 homolog has translation MGRRKSKRKPPPKRKNIEPLDQQFNCPFCNHEKSCEVKMDKSKNSAKILCRVCMEEYQTQINFLSEPVDVYNDWVDACETAN, from the coding sequence ATGGGTCGCcggaaatcgaaaagaaagCCACCGCCAAAACGAAAGAACATCGAGCCGCTCGACCAGCAGTTCAACTGCCCGTTCTGCAATCACGAGAAATCCTGCGAGGTGAAGATGGACAAGAGTAAAAACTCAGCGAAAATATTGTGCCGCGTGTGCATGGAAGAGTATCAAACGCAGATAAATTTCCTATCGGAACCGGTAGATGTTTACAATGATTGGGTCGACGCGTGTGAGACTGCCAACTAA
- the LOC131260015 gene encoding bolA-like protein DDB_G0274169 — protein sequence MNSILFACRRIQVSSTPKLVYSLLATARTMTTTVENPIECAIRNGLTKELAPVHLEVVNESYMHNVPKGSETHFKVLVVSQQFDGQPLIKRHRMVNEIVKNHLAGDFVHALSIVAKTPQQWDEAYKLDPSPNCKGGFGK from the exons ATGAACTCCATTCTGTTCGCTTGCCGAAGAATCCAAGTTTCGTCTACACCAAAACTTGTATATTCGCTTCTAGCAACAGCAAGAACGATGACGACCACTGTGGAAAACCCCATCGAGTGTGCTATTCGTAACGGGCTTACAAAAGAGCTAGCACCAGTGCATTTAGAGGTTGTAAATGAATCGTACATGCATAATGTACCGAAAGGGTCGGAAACGCACTTCAAAGTTTTAGTCGTTTCTCAACAATTTGATGGGCAGCCGCTGATTAAG CGACATAGAATGGTAAACGAGATTGTGAAAAACCACCTTGCGGGAGACTTTGTACATGCACTCTCCATCGTGGCGAAAACTCCACAGCAGTGGGATGAAGCATACAAGCTAGATCCTAGTCCAAACTGTAAGGGAggatttggaaaataa
- the LOC131259999 gene encoding set1/Ash2 histone methyltransferase complex subunit ASH2 isoform X1: protein MDTGEVKPDIKKSPPGDDKYGNCYCGKERNLNIVELLCATCNRWFHESCIGFQLGRLVPFMMNYVFVCKNCSMTGLESFRKMQASIPQMCITAIANLQQTAAKEGRMRTMFSKDKDIIPYMDHYWEAMTTMGRRSTQSWYGNVQRSLIKDINTLFSYEESNEHGQTYGLANSDLMQIKPAYDESTTLATQNFSKSRQPKRKLPNNEQGGAPGKKSRLGADVGAMVKLPAHGYPLEHPFNKDGYRYILAEPDPHAPFRQEFDESADWAGKPIPGWLYRVLSPNAVLIALHDRAPQLKVSEDRLSVTGEKGYCMARASHYVTKGCWYWEATVEDMPDGSACRLGWGQEYANLQAPLGYDKFGYSWRSRKGTKFHESHGKHYSDGFGEGDTLGFLITLPHANQACNAPTTFKDRPLVKFKSHLYYEDKDRVNETLKSLKVQPGSKVHFFKNGVCQGEAFVDLYRGAYYPAISLHKNATVSVNFGPNFKHPDILKEFNAQGIHDRVEDMICEQTMADMMYFTENDGKLRLDTYSI from the exons ATGGACACCGGTGAAGTGAAGCCAGATATAAAAAAATCGCCTCCCGGAGACGACAAATATGGTAACTGTTACTG tggaaaggaaagaaatctCAACATCGTCGAACTGCTTTGTGCCACCTGTAATCGGTGGTTTCATGAATCCTGCATCGGCTTTCAGCTTGGCCGTTTGGTGCCATTCATGATGAACTAtgtttttgtgtgcaaaaACTGCTCCATGACGGGATTGGAAAGTTTTCGAAAAATGCAAGCTTCGATACCGCAGATGTGCATTACCGCCATAGCAAATTTGCAGCAAACTGCCGCCAAGGAGGGCAGGATGCGCACAATGTTTAGCAAGGACAAGGACATCATACCGTACATGGATCACTACTGGGAAGCAATGACCACCATGGGCCGCCGGTCTACCCAATCCTGGTATGGGAATGTTCAGAGATCTCTCATAAAGGACATCAACACGCTGTTTTCGTACGAGGAAAGTAACGAACATGGCCAAACTTATGGGCTAGCGAATAGTGACCTGATGCAGATCAAACCAGCTTATGATGAGTCCACCACACTGG CAACTCAAAATTTCTCAAAAAGCCGGCAGCCGAAACGTAAACTGCCCAATAATGAGCAAGGTGGAGCACCGGGCAAGAAGAGTCGACTCGGCGCCGATGTGGGAGCGATGGTAAAACTGCCGGCGCATGGGTATCCACTGGAGCATCCATTCAACAAAGATGGGTACCGATATATATTGGCAGAGCCGGATCCACATGCTCCGTTTCGTCAAGAGTTTGATGAAAGCGCTGACTGGGCCGGTAAGCCGATTCCGGGCTGGTTATATCGAGTGCTTTCGCCCAATGCCGTGCTTATTGCGCTTCACGACCGTGCTCCTCAGTTAAAGGTATCCGAGGATCGATTGTCAGTAACTGGTGAAAAAGGATACTGCATGGCTCGGGCCTCCCATT ACGTGACTAAAGGTTGCTGGTACTGGGAGGCTACGGTTGAGGACATGCCCGACGGTTCTGCGTGCCGGCTGGGCTGGGGGCAGGAGTATGCTAATCTGCAGGCACCCTTAGGGTACGATAAGTTTGGCTACTCGTGGCGTTCGCGTAAGGGCACCAAATTCCATGAGTCCCACGGAAAGCACTACAGTGATGGGTTTGGAGAAGGTGATACGTTGGGTTTCCTCATCACATTACCACACGCCAATCAGGCGTGCAATGCGCCCACCACCTTCAAGGATCGCCCGTTGGTGAAGTTCAAAAGCCATCTGTACTACGAGGACAAGGATCGGGTGAACGAGACGCTAAAGTCTTTGAAAGTGCAACCGGGCAGTAAGGTGCACTTTTTCAAGAACGGCGTTTGCCAGGGCGAAGCGTTCGTCGATCTGTATAGAGGCGCCTATTACCCGGCGATATCATTGCACAAGAATGCAACGGTCAGCGTAAACTTTGGACCGAACTTCAAGCATCCGGACATCTTGAAGGAATTCAATGCTCAAGGG ATACACGATCGAGTGGAGGACATGATCTGTGAGCAGACCATGGCGGATATGATGTATTTCACCGAAAACGACGGAAAACTTCGTTTAGATACCTACAGCATCTGA
- the LOC131259999 gene encoding set1/Ash2 histone methyltransferase complex subunit ASH2 isoform X2 encodes MDETTQNFSKSRQPKRKLPNNEQGGAPGKKSRLGADVGAMVKLPAHGYPLEHPFNKDGYRYILAEPDPHAPFRQEFDESADWAGKPIPGWLYRVLSPNAVLIALHDRAPQLKVSEDRLSVTGEKGYCMARASHYVTKGCWYWEATVEDMPDGSACRLGWGQEYANLQAPLGYDKFGYSWRSRKGTKFHESHGKHYSDGFGEGDTLGFLITLPHANQACNAPTTFKDRPLVKFKSHLYYEDKDRVNETLKSLKVQPGSKVHFFKNGVCQGEAFVDLYRGAYYPAISLHKNATVSVNFGPNFKHPDILKEFNAQGIHDRVEDMICEQTMADMMYFTENDGKLRLDTYSI; translated from the exons ATGGATGAAA CAACTCAAAATTTCTCAAAAAGCCGGCAGCCGAAACGTAAACTGCCCAATAATGAGCAAGGTGGAGCACCGGGCAAGAAGAGTCGACTCGGCGCCGATGTGGGAGCGATGGTAAAACTGCCGGCGCATGGGTATCCACTGGAGCATCCATTCAACAAAGATGGGTACCGATATATATTGGCAGAGCCGGATCCACATGCTCCGTTTCGTCAAGAGTTTGATGAAAGCGCTGACTGGGCCGGTAAGCCGATTCCGGGCTGGTTATATCGAGTGCTTTCGCCCAATGCCGTGCTTATTGCGCTTCACGACCGTGCTCCTCAGTTAAAGGTATCCGAGGATCGATTGTCAGTAACTGGTGAAAAAGGATACTGCATGGCTCGGGCCTCCCATT ACGTGACTAAAGGTTGCTGGTACTGGGAGGCTACGGTTGAGGACATGCCCGACGGTTCTGCGTGCCGGCTGGGCTGGGGGCAGGAGTATGCTAATCTGCAGGCACCCTTAGGGTACGATAAGTTTGGCTACTCGTGGCGTTCGCGTAAGGGCACCAAATTCCATGAGTCCCACGGAAAGCACTACAGTGATGGGTTTGGAGAAGGTGATACGTTGGGTTTCCTCATCACATTACCACACGCCAATCAGGCGTGCAATGCGCCCACCACCTTCAAGGATCGCCCGTTGGTGAAGTTCAAAAGCCATCTGTACTACGAGGACAAGGATCGGGTGAACGAGACGCTAAAGTCTTTGAAAGTGCAACCGGGCAGTAAGGTGCACTTTTTCAAGAACGGCGTTTGCCAGGGCGAAGCGTTCGTCGATCTGTATAGAGGCGCCTATTACCCGGCGATATCATTGCACAAGAATGCAACGGTCAGCGTAAACTTTGGACCGAACTTCAAGCATCCGGACATCTTGAAGGAATTCAATGCTCAAGGG ATACACGATCGAGTGGAGGACATGATCTGTGAGCAGACCATGGCGGATATGATGTATTTCACCGAAAACGACGGAAAACTTCGTTTAGATACCTACAGCATCTGA
- the LOC131260001 gene encoding protoporphyrinogen oxidase — protein MTAILGAGISGLAAGHYLLRKTPTLPLSIYEATDRVGGWIRSDRYLDHGYVFEAGPRTIRPKGPAANNTLELIEDLGLADQVYSISSSHTAARNRMIYAKGKLNLLPSSLGGLLKTVPPFTKPLYFAAFRDLLAGPSKTPLKDESMYSFVERRFGKEIADYAVSAMLCGICAGDAKEISVKFLMKELFEREQRHGGVIKGLLKEAFQNRNKSAKQEPIPVGKLAAQAKAENWSIYSIRGGLQALPETLASDLSAKGVSIVTETKFEELTFDRDRIMLRVDGKEQELSRVVSSIPAYKLATHVQKQHPQLATSLASIPFVDVCVINLQYRRGDLLKQDGFGLLVPPIENLPILGVIFDSCCFDMEENTVLTVMMGGAWFEKWFGKNPSEDHLLHIALEHVKKILHIEQPPDTYKVNLLRKCIPQYTVGHQERVKAIRDYIAHHRLPVALCGASYDGVGVNDVILSARRCVENMELD, from the coding sequence ATGACTGCAATTCTTGGTGCTGGCATCAGCGGACTGGCGGCTGGCCATTATTTGCTCAGAAAAACGCCAACACTGCCTCTCTCCATCTACGAGGCGACAGATCGCGTTGGCGGTTGGATACGATCGGACCGGTACCTGGATCATGGATATGTGTTCGAGGCTGGACCTCGCACAATACGCCCGAAAGGGCCGGCAGCAAACAACACGCTCGAACTGATAGAGGACCTCGGGTTGGCTGATCAGGTGTACTCAATCAGCTCCAGTCATACGGCGGCTCGAAACCGCATGATATACGCCAAGGGCAAGCTGAACCTGTTACCCTCATCGCTGGGAGGCCTGTTGAAAACCGTTCCTCCCTTCACGAAACCACTCTACTTTGCTGCCTTTCGAGATCTGCTTGCCGGACCCTCGAAGACCCCGCTTAAAGACGAATCAATGTACTCCTTCGTTGAGCGACGGTTCGGCAAGGAGATAGCCGATTATGCCGTCAGCGCGATGCTGTGTGGTATTTGTGCCGGTGATGCAAAGGAGATAAGCGTGAAGTTTCTGATGAAAGAACTCTTCGAGCGAGAGCAACGCCACGGTGGCGTGATCAAAGGGCTCCTGAAAGAAGCATTTCAGAACCGGAACAAATCCGCTAAGCAGGAACCGATACCGGTTGGAAAACTTGCGGCGCAAGCAAAGGCAGAAAACTGGAGCATCTACTCGATACGCGGTGGGCTGCAGGCGCTTCCGGAAACCTTGGCTAGTGATCTGTCCGCAAAGGGCGTGTCGATCGTAACGGAAACGAAATTTGAGGAATTAACGTTCGATCGCGATCGTATCATGTTACGTGTGGACGGAAAAGAGCAAGAGCTGAGTCGCGTCGTTAGTAGCATTCCCGCCTACAAGCTGGCCACGCATGTCCAAAAGCAGCATCCCCAGTTGGCGACGTCTCTGGCAAGCATTCCGTTCGTTGATGTGTGCGTCATCAATCTGCAGTATCGGCGAGGAGATTTGCTCAAGCAAGATGGCTTCGGATTGCTGGTGCCACCGATCGAAAACCTACCAATATTGGGTGTGATTTTCGATAGCTGCTGCTTCGACATGGAGGAAAACACGGTGCTGACGGTTATGATGGGTGGCGCGTGGTTCGAGAAGTGGTTTGGTAAGAATCCTTCCGAAGACCATCTGCTCCACATTGCGCTGGAGCATGTTAAGAAGATTCTGCACATCGAGCAGCCCCCCGATACGTACAAAGTGAATTTGCTGCGCAAATGCATTCCACAGTACACCGTTGGCCATCAAGAGCGGGTGAAAGCGATACGGGACTATATCGCACACCATCGACTGCCGGTCGCGCTTTGCGGCGCTTCATACGACGGTGTTGGAGTAAATGATGTGATCCTATCCGCCAGAAGGTGTGTTGAAAATATGGAACTCGATTGA